TcttagaataataggactggaagggacctcgagaggtcatcgagtccagccccccgccctcaaggcaggacaaagctccatctacaccatccctgacagatgtctatctaacctgttcttaaatatctccagagagggagattccaccacctcccttggcaatttattccaatatttgaccaccctgacagttaggaattttttcctaatgtccaatctaaacctcccctgctgcactttaagcccattactccttgtcctgtcctcagaaaccaagaggaacaaattttctccttcctccttgtgacacccttttagatatttgaaaaccgctatcatgtccccccttaatcttcttttttccaaactaaacaagcccagttcatgaagcctggcttcataggtcatgttctctaaacctttaatcattcttgtcgctcttctctgtaccctttccaatttctccacatctttcttgaaatgtggcgcccagaactggacacagtactccagctgaggcctaactagtgcagagtagagcggcagaatgacttcacgagttttgcttacaacacacctgttgatacaacctagcatcatatttgctttttttgcaacagcatcacactgttgactcatattcaacttgtggtccactatgacccctagatccctttccgccatgctccttcctagacagtcgcttcccatcttgtatgtatggaactgattgttccttcctaagtggagcactttgcatttctctttattaaacctcatcctgtttacctctgactatttctctaacttgctaaggtcattttgaatgatgtccctatcctccaaagaagttgcaaccccacccagtttggtttcatctgcaaacttaataagcgtactctctatcccaatatctacatcattgatgaagatattgaacagtacgggtcccaaaacagacccttgaggaactccacttgttatccctttccagcaggatttagaaccgttaacaacaactctctgactacggttatccagccaattatgcacccaccttatcgtcgCCCTATCACCTGGactgcctgggcctgggccatgAAGCAGGAAGTGGCTGAGGTTGCGGCCAGCCAAGGAGCTCCCTGGCCTCTGCCATTGCCGGcattagagttgccagatggttccaCAGAAATACTGGACTCACTTGATACtacctcacaatctacattccagcttatttagaaaatacccgacatttctatttccTCATTTACACTTTCTCAGCTTGttttccaaacagaaagctcaaatactggacattCCGGTTCAGAACTGGACCCCTGGGAACTCTAGCTGGCATGGAAGCAAAGCATAAGGCTGTGAGAGGAGGCCTCCTGTCGCCTCCCCCAGCCTGAGGCAAAAtggcttcttcctcccctctgagGAGTGAGCAACAGAGGCTGGACTGAatgttttgtgctggggctggaggcttaagcccgagctgtcggcctcagtGGGCCTTGCTgcttctccccactcctgccttgctgcctcctttggccagcagcgcacAGAGGGCAGCCGGGATAGCCggctgccatgggcagaggaggccaaggcacaagcctCTCGGGGGCAACAGGCCTGGGTTCTCTAGCTTTCCCAGGCTCATGCCAAGGGGTTTTCTGTGGTACTGGGAGGAGAGGgatgccaggcccaggccagtgcgagaaggggcagtgcctgccAGGGCAGAAAGGGTTGCTGCAAAACAGGAGACAtggtgtttctgcctggtttcactcaggggaccttcccttgctgctacCTTCTCCTGTTACTTGAGAGAATGAAATGGGGCcattcttgtggtaaaagaggtCAGTGTGCCTAGGCCTCCCCACACAGACCAGAGCACCCCATTGGGGACAGGACAGAGCCTTGAATCAAGCATTTGAGAACATGCTGATCctctatcctgtgacagggtatTGCGGGAGGGACATTGCACATAGAGCAGCTAGCTCAGTTAGTAGAGGATGTGACTCTTATTCTCAGAGTCATAGGTACAAGCCCCATGCTAGACAATGCTCTCCCTTCTGTTACATTCTCTGCATACAAGGCAATTCAGTCTCAGCTTTCTCCAGCTCTCAGGTAGAAAAAGTCTCTGACTTCTCTGGTAGAACCCAGCAGGGAGGAAACTAACTGACATTTCCAATCTCATAGGAGAGCAGAAGAAAATTCCCCCAACCATGaaagaaggaggggaaaaaacccatcaGTATCTGATTGCTCCCCTTCAGCACTCTGTAGCTTCCTGTCCTTCAGCATCAGCTCTGTGATGGGAcaataagagcatgtctacactggagtgttatttggaaataaagtgcctgtctacacagcaagctgttatttcaaattaagtacaAGTTGGCagacttcctactctgactccaGTAACCCCCATTTCAGGGAAGGGAAAGGTTTCTTCCTTCTACTACCTGCTGTCCATAGCATCAAAAGCCAAGTGAAGCTATATTGACTTCAACTACACAAATAAGTagatgaagttgtgtatcttagttcgacttttgctctgctgtgtaaacatgccctaaacAAGCTACTAGTTAAGAAGCTGGCAAAGGATCCCATGGTATTATAGTGCCAGGGAAGGGTACACACCAGGGCAGAAAGCAAAACAGCTGGGGCTGTGAGAGAGACAGGAGTGGGCctgagggagcagagaaggaatTGAATGGAGAAAGAGGGGGGCTCTTTCCTCctgggtttgacacagaccttttGCATGGCAGACAAATGGGATAACACCACAGAGCAGAAACAACAGGACAaaggaaatttttaaatgaaagcttcaAACCCCCCACTTGCAGGAACCGTTTACATCCATCGACATTTACAAAATGCTTCCCCACAAACATCTCTCCAGCCTGTGTCTCTGGGAAAGATTTCTGCCAAGCCCCATCCCAGCCCACTGGTCAGAGCTCCCTGAGAAACAGGACACCATCACTCGCAGCCAAGTCCCCGCCCAGGTGAGGAAGGGGAAATGAGCCAcaggctgctgccagctgggtCAATAGATGAGTGGGTTGACTGTTCTCAGGGACaccacagcagcatccctgctTCCCCCTCGGAGGGGGTTTCCTCAGGGCCAGACCAAGCCATTCCAGCGCCCTAGGTAGGGGAAGGGTGCATCGGtggcccagcccccgcctggaATGTGGGAGAGGGCGTGCAGAGCTGGCGGCAACAGAAGGCATGTGCCTTGCCCGGCCACCGCCACTGGTGCTCAGCCTGGTACCACTGGGAGCAGGCCGAGCCTGGCtatgcagggccctgcagccgtggcgggaagggtgctgctggccagcgctaCAGGAGTTAATGcggcccctgcctggggcagtccctgcagggtggctggtgggagctgctgcagctcacaCTATGGATgcatggtgcctgatggcagttaTCAGCTGTAAGGGGCTCACAGCGCCCCTTATATCAGGCacgctgggcagctgcccggcaagcccatgccttaatctggcctTGGGTTTCCTACATAGAATGGCCCAAGCCCCAGCCTCCAGGAGAGGGGTTCCCAGCTGGGGATCTCCGGCAGCAGCCATGGGATGGTGGGAGCCAGTTACTGCAGAACAAAGGACACCAGCGCTAcatctacactcgcagcttcttgctcaagtacagccgttcttgggcaagaatctgcaaagcatccacactgcccgcctgctcttgctcaaggaaatttacagtacggcgtggtaagagagggcttcttgcgcaagagctatgctcttttttaacaggtgtaagccctcttgcacaggagctgttgcacaagagggcagtgtggacactcggcagggatttcttgcacaagaaagctctatggctaaaatggccatcagagctttcttgcgcaagagagcgcctacactgccatgggcgctcttgcacaaaagtacagcTCGCagatggtagtgtggatgttttcttgtgcaagacttcttgcacaagaagccttgcgcaagatgttcttgtgcaagaagccacgagtgtagacatagctcaggcGTGGGAGAAACTAAccatctgcttcatttgcaaaggcATGCATGCAGCATGCGCCCACTGCCctgggtgcaagaatggcttgggctagccctgcccacagcccaaCTCTCCCAGGAACCGCCAGAGAGCAGCACTCACATGGGGGGCTGGAAAGTGGAGAGACTCCCTGAGACACCAACTTAAAAGGAATcgctctgggtatgtctgcactgagatagcagcccagtggccaggctgtagctggcccagctcagctgtaACTGGCCTGGAGGGCTTTGGTTGGGAGATTAGAAACCCGCAGAGAGGGGCATCTCTGGGGGGCACAGCGGGGATGTCACAGTGTCAGGGCAACTGTCATGCCCCCCCATCTtcctttgctccagccccactgctgagaAATAGTGACCATTGTCATTGCTTAAACTGCACACAGAGCTTGTGGCAAAGGCTAGCATATGGTTAAAATACAATGAACATTCTGGTaagttatcagaggggtagccatgttagtctgaatctgcaaaagcggcgaggagtcctgtggcaccttatagactaactgaagtgttggagcataagcttttgtgggcaaagacccacttcgtcagatgcatctgacgaagtgggtctttgcccatgaaagcttatgcttcaacactttagttagcctataaggtgccacaggactcctcaccccTTTTATTCTGGTAAGTTCTCATTTGTGTTGTGCTGTCTGCACATCTAACTAACCAGAGATCAAAGTGCATGACCTGATGGCCAtcacagagagagaaaacccacAACACAGGGTAGGTTATTCAACACGTTCACATTTGTAAGAGTGAAACATAAGGAAATCTTTTAAGCCTCAGAATCTAGGAAATAAATAAACTTGCTCGTTTTCTTCTGCAGTGGCTAAACCTGCTTTATTTCTTGCCTCATTACATGTCTGTGTTAGTTAAAAAGTTCTATATGTCATTgtactaaaacaaaaacacaagttcACATGAACAAATGATCTGGAGTAGTCCAGAAGAGCCCAGCAGGAACTATACCCAGAGACGGAACCAGGGCTCTGAGATGGGACCAGTCACGCTCTGCCGGGAGCTTCATTGGGATTTCCCTGTCCACACCAGGTCTTTTTCCTGCAGTCCTCAGAAGCCGGACTTAGGACCACAGAAACCACACTGGGATTCCTGTGTATGGAGAGCCCAGGCCACTGGTCAGTGacccttggggtgcatctacacagcagccttatttcgGAATtacagtgcatgtctacacagcaagcagttatttggaaataacatccACCTGGAGAActtaggtcttttggctgggctgcgtctgaaggaaggagccaaagaccccagggtgggagagagccctggtttgtaggggcagctggaaaagaggttttagggggagtttgtaaaagtttgtactgaagtttcaGTGAAGCAttaacaaagcatttttttttacctttgagtttgtaatctgctttgctctgcctgttctcacttatcaccACTTAACTCCTACAGCTTGTACTTACTATCAAGCCTAGTGTAAACAATTACTACCTATGGGAGCAATCGGTGTGCacatccccctttcattgctaaatggggcgtaccccattctttggggtttgatcccatttggggagtgctatcctaggaagctgggccctaaactgctctctcctcagacctgaagaggttcagtgtcagTACCGCTGCtcagaggcgggggtggggcgggaatctcagctcggggccttggccaGGAGAGACTAAGGAGCTTccccagcaggactgggtggtgagaagtcccagagagcagaaaggtgagtggcagtggccaggtcAGTACCCTCGGAGGCcctccccaaggggtcttctgggaCCACAGCCACCTAGCCAGGCAGCTTAAAAGGAACTCAGGGTATACGTTTCTCTCCTCTGTGGGTCCTCCAAAGGCTAAGAagatttgagctctgactgaagctttccccacagtcagaaTAACTGAATGGTTTTCTCCCCTCTGTGAACTGTCTAATCTTTAACAAAGTCTGACCtgtttgaagccttttctgcaatcagagctTTTATAAGGCGATTCTCTTGTATGTATTCTGATGGCTAGTAACGCAGGagcactgactgaagcttttcccgcagtcagagcaattgaaaagtttttcctgtgtgggttctcttatgGTATAAAAGGCTTGagctgtgactgaagcttttcccgcagtcagagcaactgtaaggtttctctcctgtgtggctcctcctatGGGTAATAAGGTTTGAACTTCtacggaagcttttcccacagtcagagcagtagaagggtttctctcctgtgtgggctctcctatgacAAACAAGGTGTGaaatctgactgaagcttttgccacagtcagagcaattgaaaggtttctctcctgtgtggctcctcctatGGGTAATAAGGTTTGAGCTTCtacggaagcttttcccacagtgagagcagtagaagggtttctctcctgtgtgggtcattCTATGACTAAGAAGGCTTGTGCTGTTActgaagctttgtccacagtcagagcaatggaaaggtttctctcctgtgtggctcttcctatgggtaacaaggtttgacttctgactgaagcttttcctgcagtcagagcaattgaaaggtttctctcctgtgtggctcttcctatgggtaacaaggtttgacttctgactgaagcttttcccgcagtcagagcaattgaaaggtttctctcctgtgtggatcctccaATGTGTAATAAGTTCTCCAttactactgaagcttttcccgcagtcagagcaattgaaaggtttttcccccgtgtgggtcctcctatgtctaacaagggttGAACTCTTACTGAAGCTTTTCttgcagtcagagcaattgaaaggtttctcccctgtgtggctcctcctatGGGCAACAAGGCTTGAGCtactactgaagtttttcccgcagtcagagcaattgaaaggattctctcctgtgtgagccaTCCTATGGATAACCAAGTGtgagtttgtactgaagtttttcccacagtcagagcagttatggggtgtgtctcttgtatgtattttctgatggtttgtaaagtgtgagtgctcactgaagcttttcccagagtcagagcacttgaagggcttctctcccgtATGGACCCTTTGATGTTCAGTaagagtttcacagtcactacacgtgcagggtgactgttgatgggggatttcctgttggacggtttctgtgtttcttttctcccctgtgctcctggagttaccctgtccctctcctagatggtttccctgctgcttttctgggctatgctgactctcacagctctctccttgctcacatATCTGGAAAACATGTCCATCAGATCGTCTCAATAATAGTCcacatggagacacttgctccagtccttcctgctgaagactctttTCATGGTTCTCAGTCAGTGTCCCGTCACCTGTTGGAATAGAGGAATgatccagacaggagttattctcCACGATGAACTGCAAGGAAACTctaaaagaggaatagaaaaggggacacacgctcaaataatggtcaaattatcatgagctgagttcattgTCCTCCTTCACAACCCGTCCACAGAGAAGAGAACCCAGCCTTTCCTCGCTCACCACACTCTTACTGGAGTTGAAGACAAGCTGAACAGTCAGtcagacttcatgaaaacacacaagttacatctgctataaggagacagaaattggtttctgagtcagtttaactgattgctcacctgtctgggtgttgctgatgatctccccttcctcacagctcgGAGGATCTGGGACCCGcagctcctcctcttgctccacccaggagatcacatctgttTCGGAGACTGGAAATGCTGTTTGAAGAGCAAaaaaccaagtgctgatcttgatCATTAAGGTCTTTGCCATTCCGGCTTTCAGAGCCAGGATCCGAGTCACCGACCCAGAGAGGCTCTgttccccaccttgcagagactgggctctggctggtacaagatcccaggacacactcacctgcagtaaagaTGCATCATTCCCCCACCTTGGGAATGGCCCAGCTCATTCCCCAGGGCAGCTAAGCGCTCTGCTGCACTTTCCAGGGTCCAACTCAGACCCCCTCACAGCCCGGTCCATCCACCCGGAATCCCACAGTTGGACAGGAACACACggctcagaaggggagctctagTGAGGGCATGAAGGTGTGACACCAAGGTCCCCAGGTAGGGCTCAGAtagcagctgccacatggcaggtcactagaACTTGGAGATGAAGGACCCAGCAGATGTCTAGCTCCCCAAGCTCTGTCCACAAAACCCCTGGCTGGTGGACTGGGCTTGCCC
This genomic window from Pelodiscus sinensis isolate JC-2024 chromosome 31, ASM4963464v1, whole genome shotgun sequence contains:
- the LOC142821525 gene encoding uncharacterized protein LOC142821525, producing MPPPPPDLPLHCCSIELRTVTRPRSPSPEAAMAAESPVESVREEAPRPVCLEDFTAPVALECGHNSCQAPLSPQGRDTEQQGPLRPNRQLANVVELAKPLSFQAAERARWDGVCGEHQKALKLFCEADQTPICVVCDRSQAHMVVPLQEAAQEYKEKLETHLKTLKEEREKLLRRKTTAEGKSQEHLISRISEGIGELEGTCQKPASEFLQDGRSALSGCETGQFQLPEEISPELEEQVRGFSQRTIALSETLREFKDTLPSALERARGKSLGAFRQAFPVSETDVISWVEQEEELRVPDPPSCEEGEIISNTQTGDGTLTENHEKSLQQEGLEQVSPCGLLLRRSDGHVFQICEQGESCESQHSPEKQQGNHLGEGQGNSRSTGEKRNTETVQQEIPHQQSPCTCSDCETLTEHQRVHTGEKPFKCSDSGKSFSEHSHFTNHQKIHTRDTPHNCSDCGKNFSTNSHLVIHRMAHTGENPFNCSDCGKNFSSSSSLVAHRRSHTGEKPFNCSDCKKSFSKSSTLVRHRRTHTGEKPFNCSDCGKSFSSNGELITHWRIHTGEKPFNCSDCGKSFSQKSNLVTHRKSHTGEKPFNCSDCRKSFSQKSNLVTHRKSHTGEKPFHCSDCGQSFSNSTSLLSHRMTHTGEKPFYCSHCGKSFRRSSNLITHRRSHTGEKPFNCSDCGKSFSQISHLVCHRRAHTGEKPFYCSDCGKSFRRSSNLITHRRSHTGEKPYSCSDCGKSFSHSSSLLYHKRTHTGKTFQLL